CTCCTATGGGCTGGCCGTTTAGAATTATAACCCTTTTGTCTCCTTGCGAAACCTCTTTTATGAATTTCTGGGCCATCACGTAGGTCCGCCCGAAGTCGGTTATGTTCTCGAGTATAACGTTGAGGTTAGGATCATCGGCCCTTACGAGAAAAATTCCCTCCCCGCCGTAACCGTCAAGCGGTTTTACCACAATTACGTTACCGGTTTCGTAAAGAAACCCCTTTAGCTTTTCGATGTCTTTTGAAACCAGGGTAGGGGGTATGTAGTCGGCGAAATTAAGGCTATACATTTTCTCGTTAGACTCCCTTATTCCGGCCGGATGGTTGATCACGTGAGTTGCGGACTCGTCAACCCTGCTTAGTATGTAGGTTGAGTAGACATAGTCCATGTTGAAGGGAGGATCTTTCCTCATCCATACGATGTCGAAGTCGTCAAGCGGAGAACTTTCCGTGGAACCCTTCGAGTAGTAATCGCTTTTTCTCTCAAGGCGAAGTTTAGTTGAATCCGCCCATGCCCTCGAGTCCCTGACGAAAAGATCTTTGAGTTCGCAGTAGCGGACTTCATGTCTCCTTGCCTGGCATTCAAGCATTATGACGAAGGTAGTGTCCTTATTTATGTTTATGGATTCGATCGGATCCATTACGAAAAGCATTTTCGACATGGTGATACTCTATACAAAATAGCGTTGGCGGACAATATGCCGGCGGGGATTCTCCCGAGGGAATCAGGCCCGGCTAAACCGGTTTGGGGAAATTCCGTTATCCGAAAAATGACAGCAGTTCCGCTGAGGTCTCTTCGGGTTTTTCCTCTGGGACAAAATG
The genomic region above belongs to Candidatus Dadabacteria bacterium and contains:
- the gshB gene encoding glutathione synthase, giving the protein MSKMLFVMDPIESININKDTTFVIMLECQARRHEVRYCELKDLFVRDSRAWADSTKLRLERKSDYYSKGSTESSPLDDFDIVWMRKDPPFNMDYVYSTYILSRVDESATHVINHPAGIRESNEKMYSLNFADYIPPTLVSKDIEKLKGFLYETGNVIVVKPLDGYGGEGIFLVRADDPNLNVILENITDFGRTYVMAQKFIKEVSQGDKRVIILNGQPIGAVMRVAAKGEFRSNFHSGGHPEKTTLTERDLEICDGLRQKLLEDRLYLVGIDIVGGYLTEVNTTSPTCVQEINFFSGVKLESQIVDFAESIIPGTPESL